One region of Catenuloplanes indicus genomic DNA includes:
- a CDS encoding IniB N-terminal domain-containing protein — protein sequence MISTLHDFVLNLITDPQARSIFELDPEAALCAAGLGDITPADVQDVVPLVVDYAAVPGLAGLALPTAAVEAEAGATVSATAVAQLQSVTAHLSAGTHAPGDLGNTAAAAGLVIDHSGVAVGVGALSGLGLGTSAEALVEVPLGPDGDLSATLDADVTGIDGAVNSPVNELTGTVYDVADGAGLGSTVTGVGSTVGGLDGTVAGLGDTVFGTAGLGLDTVGSTLHGVTGTVGGVTSGVTGITDGLTAGTGLDHTLTGVTSTVDGLTGSTGLHDVTSPVTGALSGGAAEQQHGPDLSGVTDILF from the coding sequence ATGATTTCGACGCTGCACGACTTCGTACTGAACCTGATCACCGACCCGCAGGCACGGTCGATCTTCGAGCTGGACCCGGAGGCGGCGCTGTGCGCGGCCGGTCTGGGCGACATCACGCCGGCCGACGTGCAGGACGTGGTCCCGCTGGTGGTCGACTACGCGGCCGTGCCGGGCCTGGCCGGCCTGGCGCTGCCGACCGCGGCGGTGGAGGCGGAGGCCGGTGCCACCGTCTCCGCGACCGCGGTGGCGCAGCTGCAGTCGGTGACCGCGCACCTGTCGGCCGGTACGCACGCCCCGGGCGACCTGGGCAACACGGCCGCGGCCGCGGGCCTGGTGATCGACCACAGTGGCGTCGCGGTCGGCGTCGGCGCGCTCTCCGGTCTCGGCCTCGGCACGAGCGCGGAGGCGCTGGTCGAGGTGCCCCTCGGCCCGGACGGTGACCTGTCCGCGACGCTGGACGCGGACGTGACCGGCATCGACGGCGCGGTGAACTCGCCGGTCAACGAGCTGACCGGCACGGTGTACGACGTGGCGGACGGCGCGGGCCTCGGCTCGACCGTGACCGGCGTCGGCAGCACGGTCGGCGGCCTCGACGGCACGGTCGCGGGTCTCGGCGACACCGTTTTCGGCACGGCCGGTCTGGGCCTGGACACCGTGGGCAGCACGCTGCACGGCGTGACCGGCACGGTCGGCGGCGTGACCAGCGGCGTCACCGGCATCACGGACGGGCTGACCGCGGGCACCGGCCTGGACCACACGCTGACCGGCGTCACCTCGACCGTGGACGGGCTGACCGGCTCCACCGGCCTGCACGACGTCACCAGCCCGGTCACCGGCGCGCTCTCCGGGGGTGCGGCCGAGCAGCAGCACGGACCGGACCTGTCGGGCGTGACCGACATTCTGTTCTAA
- a CDS encoding dynamin family protein encodes MTVTIGSVVAPMWVDVLDASVQACLVHGRTDLAARLRARRAQLLDPALWVIVLGESGQGKSQLINALINAPVCPVGDAGTTGTPTVVRHAEQPGAVLVRRAARTALTVAEAAPHIRGHEALRAEIGVPRALLAGGMTLVDTPAATPTTGWPALLGGLGEHPPADTVVLTSAATAELTVAELDLLRDAAATVPNVIVALTKTDLAADWRAVADRNRQRLAAAGLAAAVIPVSAVLRLQAARTGDAELNAESGFPELIARLTRDVAGKPHALARTAAAQAARGALEQVAAPLRARLTSASAPSQAMARLNEAQRALDDVRRRQVRWQNTLNDDVADLVSNVEFDLRDRTRQILRKVDAAFETADPMTAWDEFASWLDRELKAAAEANFGWLIAQCEWISHRVAAHFGEYGQDALPTWRMHVPDDLDRMVPHIEQPGVEKFTITQKALTGLRGSYGGILMVGLATSLAGMPLINPVSVGAGAILGGKTVHDESKTLLKRRQAAARTRTQRHVDDFFLLVSKEGKDTVRQAHRLLRDHFLDLTDRLQDAIVHSVRTAKLAADADVAQTERRQREIELSLRELAGLYRQAQQLQPA; translated from the coding sequence GTGACCGTGACGATCGGCTCGGTGGTGGCGCCGATGTGGGTGGACGTGCTCGACGCGTCGGTCCAGGCCTGCCTGGTGCACGGCCGCACGGACCTCGCGGCCCGGCTGCGCGCCCGGCGGGCTCAGCTGCTCGACCCGGCACTGTGGGTGATCGTGCTCGGCGAGTCCGGCCAGGGCAAGAGTCAGCTGATCAACGCGCTGATCAACGCGCCGGTCTGCCCGGTCGGCGACGCCGGCACGACCGGCACGCCGACCGTGGTCCGGCACGCGGAACAGCCGGGCGCGGTGCTGGTGCGGCGGGCCGCCCGCACCGCGCTCACGGTCGCGGAGGCGGCACCGCACATCCGCGGCCACGAGGCGCTGCGCGCGGAGATCGGGGTGCCCCGCGCGCTGCTGGCCGGTGGCATGACGCTGGTCGACACGCCCGCGGCCACGCCGACGACCGGCTGGCCTGCGCTGCTCGGCGGGCTGGGCGAGCATCCGCCGGCCGACACCGTGGTGCTCACGTCCGCCGCGACCGCGGAGCTGACCGTCGCGGAGCTGGACCTGCTGCGGGACGCGGCCGCGACCGTACCCAACGTGATCGTCGCGCTGACCAAGACCGACCTGGCCGCGGACTGGCGCGCGGTCGCGGACCGCAACCGGCAGCGCCTGGCCGCGGCCGGCCTGGCCGCCGCCGTGATCCCGGTGTCCGCGGTGCTGCGCCTGCAGGCCGCCCGCACCGGCGACGCGGAGCTGAACGCGGAGTCCGGCTTCCCGGAGCTGATCGCCCGGCTGACCCGGGACGTGGCCGGCAAGCCGCACGCGCTGGCCCGGACCGCGGCCGCGCAGGCCGCACGCGGCGCGCTGGAACAGGTCGCGGCACCGCTGCGGGCCCGGCTGACGTCCGCGTCCGCGCCGTCCCAGGCGATGGCCCGGCTGAACGAGGCGCAGCGCGCGCTGGACGACGTGCGGCGCCGGCAGGTCCGCTGGCAGAACACGCTCAACGACGACGTCGCCGACCTGGTGTCCAACGTGGAGTTCGACCTGCGCGACCGGACCCGGCAGATCCTGCGGAAGGTCGACGCGGCGTTCGAGACCGCGGACCCGATGACCGCGTGGGACGAGTTCGCGTCCTGGCTGGATCGCGAGCTGAAGGCGGCCGCGGAGGCGAACTTCGGCTGGCTGATCGCCCAGTGCGAGTGGATATCGCACCGGGTCGCGGCGCACTTCGGCGAGTACGGCCAGGACGCGCTGCCGACGTGGCGCATGCACGTGCCGGACGACCTGGACCGGATGGTCCCGCACATCGAGCAGCCCGGCGTGGAGAAGTTCACCATCACACAGAAGGCGCTGACCGGGCTGCGCGGCTCGTACGGCGGGATCCTCATGGTGGGCCTGGCGACCAGCCTGGCCGGCATGCCGCTGATCAACCCGGTGTCGGTCGGCGCCGGTGCGATCCTCGGCGGCAAGACCGTGCACGACGAGAGCAAGACGCTGCTGAAACGGCGGCAGGCCGCGGCCCGGACCCGCACCCAGCGGCACGTCGACGACTTCTTCCTGCTGGTCAGCAAGGAGGGCAAGGACACCGTCCGGCAGGCGCACCGGCTGCTGCGGGACCACTTCCTGGACCTGACGGACCGGTTGCAGGACGCGATCGTGCACTCCGTGCGCACCGCGAAGCTCGCCGCGGACGCGGACGTGGCACAGACCGAACGCCGCCAGCGCGAGATCGAGCTCAGTCTGCGCGAGCTGGCCGGCCTCTACCGCCAGGCCCAGCAGTTGCAGCCCGCATGA
- a CDS encoding GTPase translates to MTTDLAGTVQSLLDDTLTAYPRVVTLRHQRHRWTEPLRVAVAGRAGTGKSTLVNALIGDRVAPVTAPGDDTTVWYQDGAGPRATAYPRDGDPFELPLTMTPDGPRTGETDGDLVIHWPSRALRQMTLLDTPADGATLDDADAVLHLTPAARPADLEPLRAHLDSAVARATPIATVLVLSRADEVNGGRTDAFVTARQIARRHGRDPAVRDVCLRVHALGGLAAATARTLTDTEFSTIAHLAALPRADTDGALLSTDRYLRAGLPPDLLHRLGLPGVRLATVLARTGHDTRLTLAGELARRSGLTELRDTITRGLIARTEALKARATLLAIESVLDGQWTPRTDALRVRLGRILAEATEFREMRLVAALPELPVRFTAELEAEAHRLAGGDGTDIPSRLGLDEPADAPTMRRYCEEALLRWQVLAEGGTADRPQRRAAAVVVESCAAILDRLGA, encoded by the coding sequence ATGACCACGGACCTCGCGGGTACGGTGCAGAGCCTGCTCGACGACACGCTGACCGCCTATCCCCGGGTGGTCACGCTGCGGCACCAGCGGCACCGGTGGACCGAGCCACTGCGGGTGGCGGTCGCGGGCCGCGCCGGGACCGGAAAGTCCACCCTGGTCAACGCGCTGATCGGGGACCGGGTCGCGCCGGTGACCGCGCCCGGCGACGACACCACGGTCTGGTACCAGGACGGCGCCGGGCCGCGCGCCACCGCGTACCCCCGGGACGGTGATCCTTTCGAATTGCCGCTGACCATGACGCCGGACGGGCCGCGCACCGGCGAGACGGACGGCGACCTGGTGATCCACTGGCCGAGCCGGGCGCTGCGGCAGATGACGCTGCTCGACACGCCCGCGGACGGCGCGACGCTGGACGACGCGGACGCGGTGCTGCACCTGACCCCGGCCGCCCGGCCCGCGGACCTGGAGCCGCTGCGCGCGCACCTGGACAGCGCGGTCGCCCGAGCCACGCCGATCGCGACCGTGCTGGTGCTGTCCCGGGCGGACGAGGTGAACGGCGGGCGTACCGACGCGTTCGTCACCGCGCGGCAGATCGCCCGGCGGCACGGACGCGACCCGGCCGTGCGCGACGTCTGCCTGCGCGTGCACGCGCTCGGCGGGCTGGCCGCCGCGACCGCGCGGACGCTGACCGACACGGAGTTCTCCACGATCGCGCACCTGGCCGCGCTCCCCCGCGCGGACACCGACGGCGCGCTGCTGAGCACCGACCGGTACCTGCGCGCCGGGCTACCGCCGGACCTGCTGCACCGGCTCGGGCTGCCCGGCGTCCGGCTGGCCACCGTGCTCGCCCGGACCGGGCACGACACCCGGCTCACACTCGCCGGTGAGCTGGCCCGGCGCAGCGGTCTCACGGAGCTGCGGGACACGATCACCCGCGGCCTGATCGCGCGCACCGAGGCACTGAAGGCCCGGGCCACGCTGCTGGCGATCGAGTCGGTGCTGGACGGACAGTGGACGCCGCGCACCGACGCGCTGCGGGTGCGGCTCGGCCGGATCCTGGCGGAGGCCACCGAGTTCCGGGAGATGCGGCTGGTCGCGGCGCTGCCGGAGCTGCCGGTGCGGTTCACCGCCGAACTGGAGGCGGAGGCGCACCGGCTGGCCGGCGGCGACGGCACGGACATCCCGTCCCGCCTCGGCCTGGACGAGCCGGCCGACGCGCCGACCATGCGCCGGTACTGCGAGGAGGCGCTGTTGCGCTGGCAGGTGCTGGCCGAGGGCGGCACCGCGGACCGTCCGCAGCGCCGCGCCGCCGCCGTGGTCGTGGAGAGCTGCGCCGCGATCCTGGACCGCCTCGGCGCCTGA
- a CDS encoding TetR/AcrR family transcriptional regulator: MATPDTRTQLLDAAERLFAEHGYRGTSIRAVTDLAGANLAAVGYHFGSKADLMVAVARRAIGPITEAQAAGLDRLLARTPDPSVADLVEAFAGPMFDGMPSGDEGGARRSRLIVTILSDPAEETRAWPGPAENDVRDRYLAAFARALPALTPEELWFRIRGVLAVTAVDRVDRYNTGPSPGTGDAARRWAITFLSAAMSAPPAET, from the coding sequence GTGGCGACCCCCGACACCCGCACGCAGCTGCTCGACGCGGCCGAACGGCTGTTCGCCGAGCACGGTTACCGCGGCACCTCGATCCGCGCGGTCACCGACCTCGCCGGGGCGAACCTGGCCGCGGTCGGCTACCACTTCGGCTCGAAGGCGGATCTGATGGTCGCGGTCGCCCGCCGCGCGATCGGGCCGATCACCGAGGCGCAGGCCGCCGGGCTCGACCGGTTGCTCGCCCGCACGCCGGATCCGTCGGTCGCCGACCTGGTGGAGGCGTTCGCCGGCCCGATGTTCGACGGGATGCCGAGCGGCGACGAGGGCGGTGCCCGCCGGTCCCGGCTGATCGTGACGATCCTCAGCGACCCGGCCGAGGAGACACGCGCCTGGCCCGGCCCGGCCGAGAACGACGTCCGCGACCGCTACCTGGCCGCGTTCGCCCGCGCGCTGCCCGCGCTGACCCCGGAGGAGCTGTGGTTCCGGATCCGCGGCGTGCTCGCCGTGACGGCCGTGGACCGCGTCGACCGCTACAACACCGGACCGTCCCCGGGCACGGGCGACGCGGCCCGGCGCTGGGCGATCACGTTCCTGTCCGCGGCGATGAGCGCGCCACCGGCCGAGACCTGA
- a CDS encoding Hsp20/alpha crystallin family protein, protein MVLTFDPFREFDRMAGQMFGGGTAMAMPMDLYRSGDHFVLHCDLAGIDPGSVQVDVDGRVLVIRAERSPRTDADVQWIRRERATGTFERRLTLGDGLDLDRIAATWQDGVLTLTIPVAETAKPRRIEINTGGQVLEGSSKRTAAITRS, encoded by the coding sequence GTGGTGCTGACTTTCGATCCTTTCCGCGAGTTCGACCGCATGGCCGGTCAGATGTTCGGCGGTGGCACCGCGATGGCGATGCCGATGGACCTGTACCGTTCCGGTGACCACTTCGTCCTGCACTGCGACCTGGCCGGCATCGACCCCGGCTCCGTGCAGGTGGACGTGGACGGGCGCGTGCTGGTGATCCGCGCCGAGCGCTCCCCGCGCACCGACGCCGACGTGCAGTGGATCCGTCGCGAGCGCGCCACCGGCACGTTCGAGCGCCGCCTCACGCTCGGCGACGGCCTCGACCTGGACCGCATCGCCGCGACCTGGCAGGACGGCGTGCTGACGCTGACCATCCCGGTCGCGGAGACCGCCAAGCCGCGCCGCATCGAGATCAACACCGGCGGCCAGGTGCTCGAGGGCTCGTCCAAGAGGACCGCCGCGATCACTCGCTCCTGA
- a CDS encoding ricin-type beta-trefoil lectin domain protein, translated as MKRRMSALLGLVLGGSLLAAVPTVPASAAAGGPDPGQAGAIRRDLHLTDAQLAARLVTEAAAAPIESRLESTLGSAYAGTWVSADGRTVIGGVTDPVWAAAVRAAGATPKVVGRSLAALESLAATLDRRASAAGKDVHSWYVDPVTNTVTITAASTAAAGAFARTAGLPADAVSVLAAPAYEPVYDIRGGDQYVINNSVLCSVGFAVAGGFVTAGHCGGVGATTTGSGAAQGTFRGSSFPGDDLAWVQTNANWVSQPWVNNYNGGVATVAGSTEAAVGASVCGSGRTTGWRCGTITGKNVTVNYSGQLVYGLVSSSACAQPGDSGGAFLSGNQAQGVTSGAGGDCASGGTTVYQPVNEILSRYGLSLTTTGGGGNRLIGLANKCIDVPNSNAVDGQFLQLWTCNGTGAQNWAWPGDGTVRALGLCMDVAWGSTANGAVIQLARCSGNPAQQWVLSGAGDLVNPQANKCVDVVDWNTADGARLILFDCHGGANQKWRRG; from the coding sequence ATGAAACGCAGGATGAGTGCGCTCCTCGGCCTGGTGCTCGGCGGGAGCCTGCTCGCCGCCGTGCCCACGGTGCCGGCCTCGGCCGCGGCGGGCGGCCCCGACCCAGGGCAGGCCGGCGCGATCCGGCGGGACCTGCACCTCACCGACGCGCAACTGGCCGCCCGGCTGGTCACCGAGGCGGCGGCCGCGCCGATCGAGAGCCGCCTGGAGAGCACGCTGGGCAGCGCCTACGCCGGCACCTGGGTCTCGGCGGACGGACGTACCGTGATCGGCGGCGTCACCGACCCGGTGTGGGCGGCGGCGGTCCGCGCGGCCGGTGCCACGCCGAAAGTCGTCGGCCGCAGCCTCGCGGCGCTGGAATCGCTGGCCGCGACGCTGGACCGGCGCGCCTCCGCAGCCGGGAAGGACGTCCACTCCTGGTACGTCGACCCGGTCACCAACACCGTCACGATCACGGCGGCCAGCACCGCCGCGGCCGGCGCGTTCGCCCGTACCGCCGGGTTGCCCGCGGACGCGGTCTCGGTCCTCGCGGCGCCCGCGTACGAGCCGGTCTACGACATCCGTGGCGGCGACCAATACGTGATCAACAACAGCGTGCTGTGCTCCGTCGGGTTCGCGGTCGCCGGCGGCTTCGTCACCGCCGGGCACTGCGGCGGCGTGGGTGCGACCACCACCGGCAGCGGCGCCGCGCAGGGCACGTTCCGCGGCTCGTCGTTCCCCGGCGACGATCTCGCCTGGGTGCAGACGAATGCGAACTGGGTGTCCCAGCCGTGGGTGAACAACTACAACGGCGGCGTGGCCACGGTCGCCGGCTCCACCGAGGCCGCGGTCGGCGCGTCCGTCTGCGGCTCCGGCCGGACCACCGGCTGGCGCTGCGGCACGATCACCGGCAAGAACGTGACCGTCAACTACTCCGGCCAGCTCGTCTACGGCCTGGTCTCCAGCAGCGCGTGCGCGCAGCCCGGCGACTCCGGCGGCGCGTTCCTCTCCGGCAATCAGGCGCAGGGCGTCACGTCCGGCGCCGGCGGCGACTGCGCCTCCGGCGGCACCACGGTCTACCAGCCGGTCAACGAGATCCTGTCCCGCTACGGCCTGTCCCTGACCACCACCGGCGGGGGCGGCAACCGGCTGATCGGGCTGGCGAACAAGTGCATCGACGTCCCGAACTCCAACGCGGTCGACGGGCAGTTCCTGCAGCTCTGGACCTGCAACGGCACGGGCGCGCAGAACTGGGCCTGGCCCGGCGACGGCACGGTCCGCGCGCTCGGCCTGTGCATGGACGTCGCCTGGGGTTCCACCGCGAACGGCGCGGTCATCCAGCTCGCCCGCTGCAGCGGCAACCCGGCACAGCAGTGGGTGCTCAGCGGCGCCGGCGACCTCGTCAACCCGCAGGCCAACAAGTGCGTCGACGTCGTCGACTGGAACACCGCCGACGGCGCCCGCCTGATCCTCTTCGACTGCCACGGCGGCGCGAACCAGAAGTGGCGCCGCGGCTGA
- a CDS encoding tyrosine-protein phosphatase, translating into MAQRPSLSEQARREVIAFIDPAAGRHRGHRVLVSLHRRGDRRDAAHYRPFLARNPERCAAAVAAVARARPGGVVVHCGIGRDRTGLVSLLLLALAGVTADAIAADYARSAERLRPHFAEAYAAPGDVIAGRMARHGVTVHDAIRAVLADLRPADWIPGDIVRAVCERLGCAALLGSDSDGQA; encoded by the coding sequence ATGGCGCAACGTCCGTCACTGAGCGAACAGGCCCGCCGCGAGGTCATCGCATTCATTGATCCTGCCGCTGGACGACACCGCGGACACCGAGTTCTGGTATCGCTGCATCGACGAGGAGATCGACGGGACGCCGCTCATTACCGGCCCTTCCTGGCGCGTAACCCGGAGCGTTGCGCGGCCGCGGTCGCCGCCGTCGCCCGGGCGCGGCCCGGTGGCGTGGTCGTGCACTGCGGTATCGGCCGGGACCGTACCGGGCTGGTGTCCCTGCTCCTGCTGGCGCTGGCCGGCGTCACCGCGGATGCGATCGCGGCCGACTACGCCCGCAGCGCCGAGCGCCTGCGCCCGCACTTCGCGGAGGCGTACGCCGCGCCCGGCGATGTTATCGCCGGGCGGATGGCCCGGCACGGCGTCACCGTCCACGACGCGATCCGGGCGGTGCTGGCGGATCTCCGCCCGGCGGACTGGATCCCCGGCGACATCGTGCGCGCCGTGTGCGAGCGGCTGGGATGCGCGGCGTTGTTAGGGTCGGACAGCGATGGCCAGGCCTAG
- a CDS encoding type II toxin-antitoxin system Phd/YefM family antitoxin: protein MTSAISASEARKSLFPLIERVNEDHTPIEIVSKRGNAVLVSKEDWDSIMETNYLLRSPANAKRLVESVEQWRAGRATEREFGPEE, encoded by the coding sequence GTGACTTCAGCGATCAGCGCCAGCGAGGCACGCAAGTCCCTCTTTCCGCTCATCGAGCGCGTCAACGAGGACCACACCCCGATCGAGATCGTCTCCAAGCGTGGAAACGCGGTCCTGGTGAGTAAAGAGGACTGGGACTCGATCATGGAGACCAACTACCTGCTCCGATCACCCGCCAACGCCAAGCGCCTCGTCGAAAGCGTCGAGCAGTGGCGAGCCGGCCGAGCCACCGAGCGCGAGTTCGGCCCCGAGGAGTGA
- a CDS encoding Txe/YoeB family addiction module toxin gives MKLSWTDHGWDDYLYWQTQDRKTLKRINALIADIKCDPDGQGIGKPEILRNNLAGLRSRRIDDEHRMVYAVEPNEITIISCRYHYE, from the coding sequence GTGAAACTCAGCTGGACCGACCACGGCTGGGACGACTACCTGTACTGGCAGACCCAGGATCGCAAAACCCTCAAACGCATCAATGCGCTGATCGCCGACATCAAATGCGACCCCGACGGTCAGGGCATCGGCAAACCGGAGATCCTCCGAAACAACCTTGCAGGACTCCGGTCACGGCGCATCGACGACGAGCACCGCATGGTGTACGCCGTCGAGCCCAACGAGATCACCATCATCTCCTGCCGGTACCACTACGAGTAG